From a single Solanum dulcamara chromosome 4, daSolDulc1.2, whole genome shotgun sequence genomic region:
- the LOC129887767 gene encoding FT-interacting protein 3-like — translation MQKGSIHEEFALKQTAPKIVGSGLMIGGDKVTVAYDLVEQMEYLYVRVVKAKELTKDVTGSCDPYVEVKVGNYKGITKHFEKKTNPEWNYVFAFSQDRLQASYIEVCVKDKDVVLDDTIGRVMFDLIDVPRRVPPDSSLAPQWYRLEDKRGEKLKKGEVMLAVWKGTQADEAFCDAWHSDAAAVGSEGISRIRGKVYLSPRLWYIRVNVIECQDLLPNEKNRQPECCVKVLCGNQALKTKISPIKSFNPMWNEDLVFVVAEPFEEPLVINVEDKVGSKFEVLGKCVLPLSTVPRRLDNKPVPSKWHNLEKYTIVEGEKRETKFASKIHLRLSLDGGYHVLDESIHYSSDFKPTSKLLWKSSIGLLELGIISATGLSAMKSKDGRGTTDAYCVAKYGPKWVRTRTILDSLSPQWNEQYTWEVHDPCTMITVGVFDNGYLQGGKCTSIGKVRIRLSTLETEKVYTHSYPLIVLHPLGVKKMGEVQLAVRFSCTSYVNMLSKYSQPLFPKMHYVHPLSISQQDFLRFQTIQLLSTRLGRAEPPLKKEVVDYMLDVGSHIWSVRRAKANFFRLIYVVSPIMAIGKWFDQICHWKNPLTTILIHILFVILVLYPELIVPTFFLYLFLIGIWHYRLKPRHPPHMDIHISHAHAVFPDDLDEEFDTFPTSRGSDKVRMRYDRLRSVGGRIQTVIGDLATQGERFHSLLSWRDPRASALFVTFCLVAAIVMYVTPFQLVAFLTGIYLLRHPRFRHKLPSLSTSFFKRLPARADCML, via the coding sequence atgcagAAAGGTTCAATACATGAAGAGTTTGCTCTAAAGCAAACAGCTCCAAAAATTGTTGGATCAGGGTTGATGATTGGAGGAGATAAGGTAACCGTTGCCTATGACCTCGTTGAGCAAATGGAATACCTCTACGTTCGTGTTGTCAAGGCTAAAGAGTTAACAAAGGATGTCACAGGGAGCTGTGATCCTTATGTTGAAGTCAAAGTTGGGAACTACAAAGGCATCACGAAGCATTTTGAGAAGAAAACCAACCCCGAATGGAATTATGTGTTTGCGTTCTCTCAGGATCGGCTTCAAGCTTCTTACATTGAAGTTTGTGTGAAAGATAAGGATGTTGTATTGGATGATACGATAGGACGAGTCATGTTTGATCTCATTGATGTACCGAGAAGAGTTCCCCCGGATAGTTCATTAGCCCCACAATGGTATAGGTTAGAGGATAAAAGAGgtgaaaagttgaaaaaggGGGAAGTCATGCTTGCTGTTTGGAAAGGAACTCAAGCAGACGAGGCGTTTTGTGATGCGTGGCATTCGGATGCTGCAGCTGTGGGAAGTGAGGGCATTTCAAGAATTAGAGGAAAGGTATATCTTTCCCCTAGACTTTGGTATATAAGAGTTAATGTCATTGAATGCCAAGATTTGCTTCCAAATGAAAAGAATCGCCAACCCGAGTGCTGTGTGAAGGTTTTATGTGGAAATCAGGCCTTGAAAACGAAAATTTCTCCGATAAAAAGTTTCAATCCAATGTGGAATGAGGACTTGGTTTTTGTTGTAGCTGAACCATTTGAAGAGCCTTTAGTTATAAATGTTGAGGATAAAGTTGGATCAAAGTTCGAGGTTTTGGGAAAATGTGTGCTTCCTTTAAGCACTGTCCCTAGAAGGCTTGACAACAAACCTGTTCCTTCTAAATGGCACAATCTTGAGAAATACACAATTGTAGAAGGGGAAAAAAGGGAGACTAAGTTTGCTAGTAAGATTCATTTGAGGCTCAGTTTGGATGGCGGATATCACGTGTTGGATGAATCGATACATTACAGCAGCGATTTCAAGCCAACGTCGAAGCTTTTATGGAAATCCAGCATTGGACTACTTGAATTGGGGATAATCAGTGCAACAGGACTGTCAGCTATGAAGTCCAAGGACGGACGAGGGACGACAGATGCTTATTGTGTAGCTAAGTATGGGCCAAAATGGGTTCGTACAAGGACAATCCTTGATAGCTTGTCACCACAATGGAATGAGCAGTACACTTGGGAAGTACATGATCCTTGTACCATGATCACAGTAGGGGTGTTTGATAACGGGTACCTACAAGGGGGGAAATGTACGAGCATAGGAAAGGTGAGGATTAGGCTCTCGACCCTTGAAACAGAGAAGGTATACACACATTCCTACCCTCTTATTGTCCTGCATCCATTGGGCGTTAAAAAGATGGGAGAAGTTCAACTAGCTGTGAGGTTTTCGTGTACGTCTTATGTCAATATGTTGTCTAAATACTCTCAACCTTTGTTTCCAAAGATGCATTATGTTCATCCATTGTCTATCAGTCAGCAAGATTTCCTCAGGTTTCAAACTATTCAATTACTGTCAACGAGGCTAGGACGAGCAGAGCCACCATTGAAAAAAGAGGTTGTGGACTACATGCTAGATGTTGGTTCACACATATGGAGCGTAAGGAGAGCTAAGGCGAACTTTTTCAGATTAATCTATGTTGTGAGTCCAATAATGGCAATTGGAAAATGGTTTGATCAAATATGTCATTGGAAGAATCCACTCACTACAATTCTAATCCACATACTCTTTGTAATATTAGTCCTTTACCCTGAATTGATTGTTcctacattctttctttacctATTCTTGATTGGTATTTGGCACTATAGATTGAAACCAAGACATCCACCTCACATGGACATCCATATTTCACATGCTCATGCTGTTTTCCCCGATGATTTGGATGAAGAATTCGATACATTCCCAACATCAAGAGGCTCGGATAAGGTGAGGAtgagatatgatcgtttgagGAGTGTTGGAGGCAGGATTCAGACTGTGATAGGGGACTTGGCGACTcaaggggaaaggttccattcATTGTTGAGCTGGAGAGATCCAAGGGCATCGGCTTTGTTCGTGACATTCTGTTTAGTTGCTGCAATAGTCATGTATGTCACACCATTCCAACTTGTCGCGTTTCTCACTGGAATCTACCTGTTAAGGCACCCGAGATTTCGTCATAAACTTCCTTCATTGTCTACTAGTTTCTTCAAGAGGCTGCCTGCAAGAGCAGATTGCATGTTATAG